The following are encoded in a window of Nitrosomonadales bacterium genomic DNA:
- a CDS encoding WxcM-like domain-containing protein — MPISDCKLVDLPKITDPRGNLSFIEGGKHVPFDIRRVYYLYDVPGGADRGSHAHKKLHQFIVAMSGSFDVVLDDGKEQRRFHLNRSHYGLLVCPMMWRYLDNFSSGAVCMVLASDYYDENDYHRNYDDFIADVNGVR, encoded by the coding sequence ATGCCAATTAGTGACTGCAAACTTGTCGACTTGCCGAAGATAACTGACCCGCGCGGCAACCTTTCCTTCATAGAAGGCGGAAAACACGTGCCCTTCGATATCCGGCGTGTATATTATCTCTATGACGTGCCGGGGGGCGCGGATCGGGGGTCGCATGCGCACAAGAAGCTGCACCAGTTCATCGTGGCGATGTCGGGAAGCTTCGATGTGGTGCTGGACGACGGGAAAGAGCAAAGACGCTTCCATCTGAACCGGTCTCACTATGGCCTGTTGGTCTGCCCGATGATGTGGCGTTACCTGGACAACTTCTCGTCCGGTGCGGTCTGCATGGTCCTGGCGTCCGACTACTACGATGAGAACGATTACCACCGCAACTATGACGATTTCATCGCCGATGTTAATGGGGTCAGGTAA
- a CDS encoding glycosyltransferase family 2 protein, with the protein MLKSHNRSEGRPEDISIVMPVYNHEATLAEAIESALMQEMPYASVIYCFNDLSSDGSAAILADYAERYPDKIRVYTNPRNLGSGKASYLHHRPPIRGRYWCLLAGDDYWTTREKLAKQIGFLDSHPDYVGCSCDSILMNEMTGERGVIKPSRDEWNLLDLLLLKHKYAFYVHTTSLVWRNIYLDQGFFLPPAFQKKEALGDVVLMHAMLSRGGKVRNIPELMSCYRMTGRGIWTRRSAQEQADMNARLPEIINRFIPLKYKLLFYLQKCCNKSRILRQCIPGPINE; encoded by the coding sequence GTGTTGAAAAGCCATAATCGATCCGAAGGTCGTCCTGAAGACATCAGCATCGTGATGCCGGTGTATAACCATGAAGCGACCCTTGCCGAGGCGATCGAGAGCGCCTTGATGCAGGAGATGCCGTACGCGAGCGTCATCTATTGCTTCAATGATCTCTCCTCGGATGGAAGTGCCGCAATCCTAGCCGACTATGCCGAGAGGTATCCGGACAAGATCAGGGTCTATACGAATCCCCGGAATCTGGGCTCGGGCAAGGCGTCCTATCTTCATCATCGTCCGCCGATACGGGGCAGATATTGGTGTTTGCTGGCGGGTGATGATTACTGGACTACCCGCGAGAAGCTGGCCAAACAGATCGGATTCCTGGATTCACATCCGGACTATGTTGGGTGCAGTTGCGATTCCATCTTGATGAACGAAATGACTGGAGAGCGGGGGGTCATCAAGCCAAGCAGGGATGAATGGAATCTGCTCGATTTGCTTTTGTTGAAGCACAAATATGCATTTTATGTGCATACGACCAGTCTGGTCTGGAGAAATATTTATCTCGACCAAGGCTTCTTCCTGCCGCCGGCATTCCAGAAGAAGGAGGCGCTGGGCGATGTGGTGCTCATGCATGCAATGCTGAGCCGGGGAGGGAAAGTCCGCAACATACCCGAACTCATGAGTTGCTACCGGATGACCGGACGGGGGATCTGGACACGCCGATCCGCGCAGGAACAGGCGGATATGAATGCCCGACTGCCGGAAATCATCAATCGGTTTATTCCTCTAAAATACAAGCTGCTTTTCTATTTGCAGAAGTGTTGCAACAAATCGCGAATATTGCGCCAGTGTATTCCCGGACCAATCAATGAATAA
- a CDS encoding sulfotransferase: MEKFFVITRGRTGSTAIIDQLMKSRGVGATQEVFAKMEVTEKNARHIKRGKSQLWGGYLPFDYWRAEPCNQELFPCGVPEREWVSRYLLEAEQLAEQSGMQGFGFKLLSHHLDERGSLLEVLRERTYRAIYLTRNVPRQVISGMIAGKRGKYNSTQLEPEDRSRHPIDLEKFKTLVRWELACVDSDIQRMKDNGFETCVVTYEDFCADRQAFFRQFFEFLGLSPENLDESDFKVMIKDVAHTVENYDEVVECVRSMGLELKA, from the coding sequence TTGGAAAAGTTTTTCGTAATAACCCGCGGCAGAACCGGATCGACAGCGATAATCGATCAACTAATGAAATCCAGAGGGGTTGGGGCGACTCAGGAGGTTTTTGCGAAAATGGAGGTAACCGAAAAGAATGCGCGCCATATCAAGAGGGGAAAAAGTCAATTGTGGGGGGGGTATCTTCCTTTTGATTATTGGCGAGCAGAACCTTGTAATCAGGAGTTGTTCCCTTGTGGTGTACCAGAAAGGGAATGGGTAAGCAGATATCTGCTGGAAGCAGAGCAATTGGCAGAGCAATCCGGCATGCAAGGGTTCGGCTTTAAGCTGTTGAGCCATCATCTTGACGAGAGAGGTTCACTTCTTGAGGTGTTGAGGGAGAGGACATACCGTGCAATCTACCTAACACGGAATGTGCCGAGACAGGTTATTTCCGGCATGATTGCAGGGAAGAGGGGGAAGTACAACTCAACTCAGTTGGAGCCGGAGGATCGTAGTCGTCATCCAATAGATTTGGAAAAATTCAAGACTCTGGTCCGGTGGGAGTTGGCGTGCGTTGACAGTGATATTCAACGCATGAAAGACAATGGATTTGAGACCTGCGTCGTTACCTACGAGGATTTCTGCGCAGACAGACAAGCTTTCTTTCGGCAGTTCTTCGAATTCCTGGGTTTGTCGCCTGAAAATCTGGACGAAAGCGATTTCAAGGTCATGATCAAGGATGTCGCCCATACGGTCGAGAATTACGACGAAGTCGTCGAATGCGTCAGATCAATGGGGTTGGAGCTGAAGGCCTAG
- a CDS encoding class I SAM-dependent methyltransferase, whose amino-acid sequence MSHDEKNHLERISNMSLYAAGANSATIKYSFKIAERYLVGDSLLEMGPAEGVMTELLATTGKKMTVVEGSGLFCEDLRKRFPQADVVHALFEEFQPSEHFDNIILGHVLEHVQDPVDILARAKQWLKPGTGRLFAAVPNARSLHRQAAVLMGMLPQEDALNEMDIHHGHRRVFNPESFRNAFYQAGLQVEIFGGYWMKPVSNKQIEDNWSAEMLEAFMQLGERYPDIAGEIYVVARNGGSV is encoded by the coding sequence ATGAGTCACGATGAGAAGAACCATTTGGAGCGCATATCCAATATGTCGCTGTATGCCGCAGGCGCCAATTCCGCGACAATCAAGTATTCGTTCAAGATTGCGGAACGCTATTTGGTCGGAGACAGCCTGCTGGAGATGGGGCCCGCGGAAGGCGTGATGACAGAGTTGCTGGCTACAACCGGCAAGAAGATGACCGTGGTGGAGGGTTCCGGCTTGTTCTGCGAGGATCTGCGCAAGCGCTTTCCGCAGGCTGACGTGGTGCATGCGTTGTTCGAGGAATTCCAGCCTTCGGAGCATTTCGACAATATCATACTCGGCCACGTGCTCGAGCATGTGCAGGATCCGGTTGACATCTTGGCGCGCGCGAAGCAATGGCTGAAGCCCGGCACGGGCAGGCTGTTTGCGGCGGTTCCCAACGCACGCTCCTTGCATCGTCAGGCTGCCGTCCTCATGGGGATGCTGCCGCAGGAGGATGCGCTCAACGAGATGGACATCCATCATGGGCATCGCCGTGTGTTCAATCCCGAATCCTTCCGCAATGCCTTCTATCAGGCCGGCCTGCAGGTGGAGATCTTCGGCGGCTACTGGATGAAGCCGGTGTCGAACAAACAGATCGAGGACAACTGGTCCGCAGAGATGCTGGAGGCATTCATGCAGCTGGGTGAGAGATATCCGGATATCGCGGGCGAAATATACGTTGTCGCCAGAAACGGCGGTTCCGTCTGA
- a CDS encoding DegT/DnrJ/EryC1/StrS family aminotransferase translates to MRSVPFLDLAHLHRSIRESLDAAYRRVADSGWFIMGPELETFESEFAQYCGVQHCVGVGNGLEALHLLLRAYGIGPGDEVIVPSNTFIATWLAVTECGATPVPVEPDVVTHNIDPARIAGAITSRTRAIMPVHLYGQVADMDPINALAAKHGLVVIEDAAQAQGARYKGRRAGSLGHAAATSFYPGKNLGALGDGGAVLTNDDAIAAKVRQLRNYGSTVKYQHDILGNNSRLDEMQAAFLRAKLAVLDQWNERRREVASQYTNLLAQAGVVLPHLPDHAEPVWHLYVIRSERRDELKAHLERNGISTVIHYPIPPHRQECYRQYRDSDLPIAERLAGEVLSLPMSPALENADVEHVAAMIGRF, encoded by the coding sequence ATGAGAAGCGTCCCCTTTCTTGACCTGGCACACTTGCATCGATCGATCCGCGAGTCGCTGGATGCCGCATACCGTCGGGTGGCCGATTCCGGCTGGTTCATCATGGGGCCAGAGCTGGAGACGTTCGAGTCCGAATTCGCGCAGTATTGCGGGGTGCAGCACTGTGTCGGCGTCGGCAACGGGCTCGAAGCATTGCATTTGCTGTTGCGCGCCTACGGCATCGGGCCGGGAGACGAGGTCATCGTGCCCTCGAACACCTTCATCGCGACATGGCTGGCAGTCACGGAGTGCGGAGCAACCCCTGTCCCTGTCGAACCGGACGTTGTGACCCACAATATCGATCCAGCGCGGATTGCCGGGGCCATCACCTCAAGGACCCGGGCGATTATGCCTGTCCATCTGTACGGACAGGTCGCCGACATGGATCCGATCAACGCCCTCGCGGCGAAACATGGCCTGGTGGTTATCGAGGATGCCGCCCAGGCCCAGGGTGCGCGTTACAAGGGCCGGAGGGCGGGCTCTCTGGGGCATGCCGCGGCAACCAGCTTCTACCCCGGCAAGAATCTCGGGGCGCTCGGCGACGGCGGGGCGGTGCTTACCAACGACGATGCGATCGCCGCCAAGGTCCGGCAGTTGCGGAACTACGGCTCGACCGTGAAATATCAGCATGACATCCTTGGCAATAACAGCCGCCTCGACGAAATGCAGGCCGCTTTCCTGCGCGCCAAGCTTGCCGTGCTGGATCAATGGAACGAGCGCCGAAGGGAAGTGGCCTCGCAATATACGAACCTGCTGGCACAGGCCGGCGTCGTCTTGCCCCATCTGCCCGATCATGCTGAGCCGGTCTGGCATCTCTATGTCATACGCAGTGAACGAAGGGATGAGTTGAAGGCGCATCTGGAGCGCAATGGGATATCGACCGTCATCCACTATCCCATTCCCCCGCATCGGCAAGAGTGCTATCGGCAATACCGCGACAGCGACCTGCCGATTGCGGAACGGCTGGCAGGCGAGGTGCTGAGCCTGCCCATGTCGCCCGCACTGGAAAATGCGGATGTCGAGCATGTCGCCGCCATGATCGGGCGCTTCTGA